One region of Hydrogenobaculum sp. Y04AAS1 genomic DNA includes:
- a CDS encoding flagellar protein FlaG, translating to MTPLELGGLDSVLANQLNNQTIQNTQTSQPRTAPQSQGDQNTTNTQNLQDEKSIDYSNTSRDNLEKQIQKAIEQLTKNLSYLNTHLNITLDKKADSLVIKIIDNKTNQVIKEIPPEYMLRIAEAINNLVGIIVSKKV from the coding sequence ATGACGCCGCTTGAACTTGGAGGTTTAGATAGTGTGTTGGCAAATCAGTTAAATAATCAAACTATACAAAATACTCAAACGAGTCAACCTAGGACAGCTCCTCAATCTCAAGGCGATCAAAATACCACCAATACACAAAATCTACAAGATGAAAAAAGCATAGATTATAGCAATACAAGTAGAGATAATTTAGAAAAGCAAATTCAAAAAGCAATAGAGCAACTCACTAAAAATTTATCTTATCTAAACACACATCTTAACATTACGTTGGATAAAAAAGCAGATAGCTTAGTTATAAAAATAATAGACAACAAGACTAACCAAGTAATAAAAGAGATTCCACCAGAATATATGCTAAGAATAGCAGAGGCTATTAACAATTTAGTGGGTATTATTGTAAGTAAGAAGGTATAA
- the hemN gene encoding oxygen-independent coproporphyrinogen III oxidase, producing MYKNTKIDFNLIKKYDKPGPRYTSYPTAVEFKPLSSEVYKKELEDILHDERPLSLYIHIPFCENACWFCGCNVIISHRTDVAKPYLNYLFKEVDMLKDVLKDYKKIDQFHIGGGTPNFLDNEDFYNMMSFIKDRFDFTEEPEVSIEIDPRHIDYKKLKLYKELGFNRISMGIQDFDRNVQERINRVQDEELLKNVIYDIRSLGYKSLNIDLMYGLPGQTVDTFKSTIEKTIEFSPDRVAVFNFAYVPWLKPLQRKIDATTLPEASIKLDMLKLAIELFEASDYAFIGMDHFAKKTDDLYLAQKHRKLWRNFQGYTTRKGVHLIGIGATSIGMLDKAYFQNHKTLRDYYSALDKGVFPIMRGYILNQDDIIRREVIMDIMCNLYVDKKDIASRFSIDFDLYFEKELLELEELEEDGLISINEDKIEVNPEGRLLIRNIAIVFDVYSKAKEKPTFSRTI from the coding sequence ATGTACAAAAATACTAAGATAGATTTTAACCTTATAAAAAAGTATGATAAACCAGGTCCAAGATACACTAGCTATCCTACAGCGGTAGAGTTTAAGCCTCTGTCCTCTGAGGTTTACAAAAAAGAACTAGAAGATATATTGCACGACGAAAGACCTCTTTCTTTATATATTCATATACCTTTCTGTGAAAATGCGTGTTGGTTTTGCGGATGTAACGTAATAATTTCTCATAGAACAGATGTGGCAAAACCATATCTTAACTATCTCTTTAAAGAAGTTGATATGCTAAAAGATGTTTTGAAAGATTATAAGAAAATTGACCAGTTTCACATAGGCGGGGGCACTCCAAACTTTCTAGATAATGAAGATTTCTACAATATGATGTCCTTTATCAAAGACAGATTTGATTTTACAGAAGAGCCTGAGGTATCAATAGAAATAGACCCGCGTCATATAGATTACAAAAAACTAAAACTCTATAAAGAACTTGGATTCAACAGAATTAGTATGGGGATACAAGACTTTGATAGAAATGTGCAAGAACGCATAAACAGAGTGCAAGATGAAGAGCTTTTAAAAAATGTAATTTACGATATAAGGAGTTTAGGTTATAAAAGCTTAAACATAGACCTTATGTATGGATTACCGGGCCAAACGGTTGATACCTTTAAAAGCACCATAGAAAAAACGATAGAATTTTCTCCAGATAGGGTAGCAGTTTTTAATTTTGCATATGTGCCTTGGCTAAAACCGCTTCAACGCAAAATTGATGCTACAACTCTGCCAGAAGCATCAATAAAACTTGATATGTTAAAGTTAGCGATAGAGTTGTTTGAAGCCAGTGATTACGCTTTTATAGGTATGGATCACTTTGCAAAAAAAACAGACGATCTTTATTTAGCCCAAAAGCATAGAAAACTTTGGAGAAACTTCCAAGGTTATACCACCAGAAAAGGCGTTCATCTAATAGGAATTGGTGCCACATCTATAGGCATGTTAGACAAAGCTTATTTCCAGAATCATAAAACCTTAAGAGATTACTATAGCGCTTTAGATAAAGGCGTTTTTCCTATTATGAGAGGGTATATCTTAAACCAAGACGATATAATAAGAAGAGAAGTGATAATGGACATTATGTGTAATCTTTACGTAGATAAAAAGGATATAGCTTCTAGATTTAGCATAGACTTTGATTTATATTTTGAAAAAGAGCTTTTAGAGCTAGAAGAACTAGAAGAAGATGGTCTTATTAGCATAAATGAGGATAAGATAGAGGTAAACCCAGAAGGCAGGCTATTGATAAGAAATATAGCTATAGTTTTTGATGTATATTCAAAAGCCAAAGAAAAACCAACATTTTCTAGGACCATATAA
- a CDS encoding flagellar export chaperone FliS — translation MYQDLKDSYVENMLFSANPLQLIIIAYDKAIEFMELAIEAIDAGLDNVDNLIKKCEYITKATEAVAILHDSLNFEKGGQVAKDLSNFYRVILEGLLIANQKNDKELLQNMIMMLSGVKQAWEELERREYGSKSVATEKAAPSV, via the coding sequence ATGTATCAAGATTTGAAGGACAGCTATGTAGAGAATATGCTTTTCAGCGCAAACCCTTTGCAACTTATTATTATAGCTTATGACAAAGCTATAGAGTTTATGGAGCTTGCTATAGAAGCGATAGATGCAGGTCTTGATAATGTAGACAACTTGATAAAGAAATGTGAATATATCACCAAGGCTACTGAAGCTGTCGCTATACTTCATGATTCGCTTAACTTTGAAAAAGGCGGGCAAGTGGCTAAAGATTTATCAAACTTTTACAGGGTGATATTAGAAGGTCTTTTGATAGCCAATCAAAAAAACGATAAAGAGCTTCTTCAAAATATGATTATGATGTTATCTGGTGTTAAACAAGCTTGGGAAGAACTAGAAAGGAGAGAATATGGATCAAAATCAGTCGCCACTGAAAAAGCTGCTCCTTCAGTGTGA
- the rny gene encoding ribonuclease Y, with product METVVIGILSILVLVLSGFGFLAFKKLSEKQVVNLPNTSEESKILLEEAKRQADAILEEAKKQLEYSKELAEREASKYMEFIKKENEKLGKEKEAIKKELELRKEELEKDYIRKQEELSSKEQSLLQRERSLESKEINLERKLQSLEKKEEELYAKERELRELEKALQKREKEIEQQYKNVETIKSEIEELKNKELLELQRIASLTKEEAYQEILRKAEEEAKIESIRIAKAIEEKAKEEAEREAKRIITTSIQRLSPEIAINYSTSTIELPSNEFKGRIIGREGRNIRAFEILTGVDIIIDDTPDTVTLSSFDPMRREIAKQALGKLIIDGRIHPARIEEVVEEVKKEMDNNIRKLGEETVMELGIHDMNPGLYYYIGKLYYRTSYSQNVLLHSKEVATIAGLMAAELGLNEKAAKRAGLLHDIGKAISNEMGGSHTDIGIELCKKYKEPDYVLNAIKAHHEEEPVKYPEVALVCAADALSAARPGARRESLEAYIKRLEKLEEIVKSFPGVSNVYAMQAGREVRVIVSPSELTDEQAYDMSKKIAKKIEEEMDYPGNIKVVVIRENRFVEYAR from the coding sequence ATGGAAACTGTCGTTATAGGTATCTTATCCATTTTAGTATTGGTATTGTCTGGTTTTGGATTTTTAGCTTTTAAAAAGCTAAGCGAAAAACAAGTGGTGAATCTACCAAACACATCCGAAGAGTCAAAAATCCTATTAGAAGAAGCTAAAAGACAGGCAGATGCCATACTAGAAGAAGCTAAGAAACAGCTAGAGTATTCAAAAGAACTGGCAGAAAGAGAAGCATCCAAGTACATGGAGTTTATCAAGAAAGAAAACGAAAAGTTAGGGAAAGAAAAAGAAGCCATCAAAAAAGAGCTAGAGCTTAGAAAAGAAGAGTTAGAGAAAGACTACATTAGGAAACAAGAAGAACTTTCTTCAAAAGAGCAATCTCTTTTACAAAGAGAGAGAAGCTTAGAGTCCAAAGAGATAAACCTAGAAAGAAAGCTACAAAGCCTTGAGAAAAAAGAAGAGGAGCTTTACGCAAAAGAAAGGGAACTAAGAGAACTAGAAAAAGCTCTTCAAAAGAGAGAAAAAGAGATAGAGCAGCAGTATAAAAACGTGGAAACCATTAAAAGCGAAATAGAAGAACTTAAAAACAAGGAACTTCTAGAACTCCAAAGAATAGCATCTTTAACTAAAGAAGAGGCTTACCAAGAGATATTAAGAAAAGCCGAAGAAGAGGCTAAGATAGAAAGTATAAGGATAGCAAAAGCCATAGAAGAAAAGGCAAAAGAAGAGGCTGAAAGGGAAGCGAAAAGAATTATCACCACATCTATTCAAAGGCTATCCCCAGAAATAGCAATAAATTACAGCACGTCTACTATAGAGCTACCAAGCAACGAATTTAAAGGACGTATCATAGGAAGGGAAGGAAGAAATATAAGAGCTTTTGAAATATTAACAGGTGTTGATATTATAATAGACGATACCCCAGATACCGTTACGCTTTCATCTTTTGACCCTATGAGAAGAGAGATAGCCAAACAAGCCCTTGGAAAACTTATAATTGATGGCAGAATACACCCAGCTCGTATAGAGGAGGTTGTAGAAGAAGTTAAAAAAGAAATGGACAACAACATTAGAAAGCTAGGTGAAGAAACTGTTATGGAGTTAGGCATCCACGATATGAACCCAGGACTTTATTATTACATAGGTAAACTTTACTACAGGACATCTTATTCGCAAAACGTATTGCTCCATTCAAAAGAGGTAGCAACGATAGCTGGGCTCATGGCTGCTGAACTAGGTTTAAACGAAAAAGCTGCTAAAAGAGCTGGACTTTTGCACGATATAGGGAAAGCCATATCAAACGAAATGGGTGGTTCTCACACAGACATAGGTATAGAATTGTGCAAAAAGTATAAAGAGCCTGACTATGTTTTAAACGCCATAAAAGCGCATCACGAAGAAGAGCCTGTTAAATATCCAGAGGTAGCTTTAGTATGTGCAGCAGATGCTCTTTCCGCAGCAAGGCCAGGAGCAAGAAGGGAATCTCTAGAGGCTTATATTAAAAGGTTAGAAAAACTTGAAGAGATTGTGAAAAGTTTTCCAGGTGTATCAAACGTATATGCTATGCAAGCCGGCAGAGAAGTAAGGGTTATAGTATCCCCTTCTGAACTCACAGATGAACAAGCTTACGATATGTCTAAGAAGATTGCCAAGAAGATAGAAGAAGAAATGGATTATCCTGGCAACATAAAGGTTGTAGTTATAAGAGAAAATAGGTTTGTAGAGTATGCAAGATGA
- the atpB gene encoding F0F1 ATP synthase subunit A, whose protein sequence is MEHYEHVITSIVAMVVALGVVLAAGKPKIMPSKLQFVIESYINFCKSMVTENMGEQGLRYLPLIASIGLFVFFGNVMELLPFVDAPTGNINTTLALTLIVFFLYHFEGFRVNGLGYIKHFMGPIKALAPFFFIIEIMSHLGRVVSLSLRLFANMKGGAILLISIIGVLIGNPFTLAVSPIVLVFLITIKVLAIVLQAFIFMILSTIYIAGAVVHEEH, encoded by the coding sequence ATGGAACATTATGAGCATGTAATAACTAGTATAGTAGCCATGGTAGTAGCACTGGGCGTTGTATTAGCTGCTGGCAAACCTAAAATCATGCCATCAAAATTGCAATTTGTAATTGAATCCTATATAAATTTTTGCAAATCTATGGTCACTGAAAACATGGGCGAGCAAGGTCTACGCTATTTACCTCTTATAGCCTCTATAGGGCTTTTTGTATTCTTTGGAAATGTTATGGAGCTTTTACCTTTTGTAGATGCACCCACTGGCAACATAAATACCACTTTAGCACTTACACTTATAGTATTTTTCTTATACCACTTTGAAGGCTTTAGAGTGAACGGTCTTGGTTATATAAAACACTTTATGGGGCCAATAAAAGCTTTAGCACCCTTCTTCTTTATAATAGAAATCATGTCTCACTTAGGAAGGGTTGTATCCCTATCTTTACGTCTTTTTGCAAATATGAAAGGTGGAGCTATACTTCTTATTTCAATAATAGGTGTTTTGATAGGGAATCCGTTTACGTTGGCAGTATCTCCAATAGTACTTGTATTTTTAATAACAATAAAGGTATTAGCCATTGTTTTACAAGCTTTTATTTTTATGATATTAAGCACAATATATATAGCTGGTGCGGTGGTACACGAGGAACATTGA
- a CDS encoding RusA family crossover junction endodeoxyribonuclease, with the protein MEDDTLYLFISEPPKGKANRYIRQKGGAVFKPWKISSWETKASWEISLQLKKLKFKEPFSCKVSVEAIIFLPDKRRRDIDNMLKTLWDVLEKNDVIKNDNLIYEINTIKHVEKGLQGIFIKIKPYEEQTIKIEEAKNFIRIADNNIIEKW; encoded by the coding sequence ATGGAAGATGATACGCTGTATCTATTTATTTCAGAGCCTCCAAAGGGAAAAGCAAACAGATATATAAGGCAAAAGGGCGGAGCTGTATTTAAACCTTGGAAGATTTCGTCTTGGGAGACAAAGGCTTCTTGGGAGATAAGTTTACAACTAAAAAAGCTAAAGTTTAAAGAACCATTTTCTTGTAAAGTGTCTGTTGAAGCTATTATATTTTTACCAGATAAAAGAAGAAGAGATATAGACAACATGTTGAAAACCCTTTGGGACGTGTTGGAAAAAAACGATGTTATAAAAAATGACAACCTAATATATGAGATAAATACTATAAAGCATGTTGAAAAAGGTCTGCAGGGAATTTTTATTAAAATAAAGCCTTATGAGGAACAAACGATAAAAATAGAAGAAGCTAAAAATTTTATAAGAATTGCCGATAATAATATCATTGAAAAATGGTGA
- the pheT gene encoding phenylalanine--tRNA ligase subunit beta has translation MFAPLSILSEYVEIEDAQYVADKLSISGTETTLKRFGTDIKNVKVGEILSIQKPENFNLCKVFLGDTTIDVITSASNVYVGAKVPVAVKGATIDGKTIDTKTFKGFESQGMLLSASELGLDDIEEGILILGNNVEVGKDVASLLDFGEYVLECEITPNRGDLLSIVGISREISAITNKPFNFNIEQGLPEKIDIDISIETQGCYRYIGSIVEGLSVKSSKLWLKKALWKMGLKTISNVVDITNYVMMMLGQPLHAFDKDKIGDKIIIRQAKQKEKLTALDKKEYELDESIMVIANDKGPIALAGVIGGLDSSISYDTKNILLESALFDPIFVRKASKTLKLSTDASYRFERGVDIDMALKASVFALKLIEKEAGGKVVGYNEVIRETLPVKKFFLPMNDYVRYTALNFEKEKISEIINKLGIPNKPMRCGIEFEAPSHRYYDIDSSIDLIEEIVRITDFNSFEIEPLTLLPKPSDKKEYIYEIKNKLVATGLKEVINLSFDKIEDYEALGLEKPTIEIKNPILPSFRFLRRYLTPSMIRLADQNVKKHIYDFATFEISNIFKEDSQPTSICILLRGHKRIYPKTKWNINHIKEIVKTINKDIMFGFSSLPFLHPYQQGSLTFDNKDIGFFGVLKSDILQDTIICEFEIPNKAKYHDIKEISKYPPIVRDISLIMSIDFDVQKLIILIREFFGSMLENVLVFDFYKGEQIEENKKSVGLRLSLRALDRSLEDEEVNVLIEKLLGHLKEEGIELRFV, from the coding sequence ATGTTTGCACCTTTATCAATACTAAGCGAATACGTGGAAATAGAGGACGCTCAATATGTAGCTGATAAACTTTCTATATCTGGCACTGAGACTACGTTAAAAAGATTTGGTACTGATATAAAAAACGTAAAGGTCGGTGAAATCTTATCTATACAAAAGCCTGAAAATTTCAATCTATGTAAAGTATTTTTAGGGGATACCACTATCGATGTAATAACAAGCGCTTCCAATGTTTACGTGGGTGCTAAAGTACCAGTAGCTGTAAAAGGAGCTACTATAGACGGTAAAACCATAGATACAAAAACCTTTAAAGGTTTTGAATCTCAAGGTATGCTTTTGTCAGCCTCAGAGCTTGGCTTGGATGATATAGAAGAAGGTATCCTGATACTAGGTAACAACGTTGAAGTAGGCAAAGATGTAGCGTCTTTACTTGATTTTGGAGAATATGTGTTAGAATGCGAGATTACACCAAATAGAGGAGATTTACTTTCTATAGTCGGCATCTCAAGAGAGATAAGCGCCATCACAAACAAACCGTTTAATTTCAACATAGAACAAGGCTTACCAGAAAAAATAGATATAGATATATCAATTGAGACTCAAGGATGCTATAGATATATAGGTAGCATTGTAGAAGGTTTATCTGTTAAAAGCTCAAAACTTTGGCTTAAAAAAGCTCTTTGGAAAATGGGTCTTAAAACTATTTCCAACGTTGTGGACATAACAAACTACGTTATGATGATGTTAGGACAACCTCTTCATGCTTTTGATAAAGACAAAATCGGGGATAAGATTATTATAAGGCAGGCAAAACAAAAGGAAAAGCTTACAGCTTTAGATAAAAAAGAATATGAACTTGATGAGTCTATCATGGTTATAGCAAACGACAAAGGGCCGATAGCTTTGGCTGGTGTTATAGGTGGATTAGATAGCTCTATATCTTATGACACAAAAAACATACTTTTAGAATCTGCTCTTTTTGATCCAATTTTCGTAAGAAAAGCCTCAAAGACTCTAAAGTTATCAACAGATGCCTCTTACAGGTTTGAAAGAGGTGTAGATATAGATATGGCTTTAAAAGCTTCTGTTTTTGCTTTAAAACTCATAGAGAAAGAAGCTGGTGGCAAAGTGGTAGGTTATAATGAAGTAATAAGAGAAACATTGCCTGTTAAAAAGTTCTTCTTACCCATGAACGACTATGTAAGATATACTGCCCTTAACTTTGAAAAAGAAAAAATATCAGAAATAATAAACAAACTTGGTATTCCCAACAAGCCTATGAGATGTGGTATAGAGTTTGAAGCTCCGTCTCACCGATACTACGATATTGACTCTTCCATAGACCTTATAGAAGAAATTGTAAGAATAACAGATTTTAACTCCTTTGAAATAGAACCATTAACACTCTTACCAAAGCCAAGCGATAAGAAAGAATATATATACGAAATAAAGAACAAATTGGTAGCCACCGGATTGAAAGAAGTAATAAATTTAAGCTTCGACAAAATAGAAGACTACGAAGCTCTTGGCTTAGAAAAACCCACTATAGAAATCAAAAACCCCATACTACCTTCTTTTAGGTTTTTAAGAAGATACCTAACGCCATCTATGATAAGATTGGCAGATCAAAATGTTAAAAAGCACATATACGATTTTGCTACATTTGAAATATCTAATATCTTTAAAGAAGATTCTCAACCTACAAGTATATGCATATTGTTAAGAGGACACAAGAGAATATACCCTAAAACAAAATGGAATATAAACCATATAAAGGAGATAGTAAAAACTATAAACAAAGATATTATGTTTGGTTTTTCTAGTTTGCCATTCCTTCATCCTTATCAACAGGGAAGCTTAACATTTGACAATAAAGATATAGGATTTTTTGGCGTTTTAAAAAGCGATATACTTCAAGATACAATTATATGTGAGTTTGAAATTCCTAATAAAGCAAAATATCATGATATAAAAGAAATATCTAAATATCCACCGATAGTTAGAGACATATCACTGATAATGAGCATTGATTTTGATGTTCAAAAGCTTATTATTCTCATAAGAGAGTTTTTTGGAAGCATGTTAGAGAATGTTTTAGTATTTGATTTTTATAAAGGAGAGCAAATAGAAGAAAATAAGAAGAGCGTAGGTCTAAGACTTAGTTTAAGGGCCCTTGATAGAAGTTTAGAAGATGAAGAAGTAAATGTTCTAATAGAAAAGCTATTAGGACACCTTAAAGAAGAGGGTATAGAGCTTAGATTTGTTTAG
- the fliD gene encoding flagellar filament capping protein FliD: MAGIALSGFSNLFNSGSILAAVMSSSSLPLLSLSQQAAYMQNQMQEINYIYNQSMSVFSTMMGFVLNPITGSMTAISSNSYVLNAIATPNTVPGTYNITVQQLAQPEISLLGSFSSANTQLGQSGTISLFFRSNTSSSGITDNNLSATTPGVQEFNITYNGTNTLQDIVNEINNTAGSDVTASIFYNGNTYSLMLAEKQGASTFTTSPSTTQHVIVAQDSAGIFTQNYIQNAQNAVINFGGASVTSNINQIQNVISGVTLNLSGTGSVILSISQDTSQVANNVSNLINEVNNILTPINVLTEKPGTYPSQNSLTSANPFIVPGDFMGNFMLTNLKTQLLSVVQPLENLGVVNYNYQTGQLQFDSNSFQNLLSTSSQTVLNSVTAFVSSLSQAIMNIISPNGALMTEENNISSNYAYTENQIYQMQQSLLLQQQQLQLQFSQVEAVMASSSAEITKLQTLLG; this comes from the coding sequence ATGGCTGGAATAGCTTTGTCTGGATTTTCAAATCTATTTAACAGTGGTAGTATTTTGGCCGCTGTTATGTCATCTAGTAGTTTACCGCTTTTATCACTTAGCCAACAAGCAGCTTATATGCAAAATCAAATGCAAGAGATAAACTACATATACAATCAATCAATGTCTGTATTTTCCACAATGATGGGGTTTGTATTAAATCCCATAACAGGTTCTATGACAGCTATAAGTTCAAACTCGTATGTTTTAAATGCAATAGCTACACCTAATACTGTTCCTGGTACATACAACATCACTGTTCAACAACTGGCACAACCAGAAATATCGTTATTAGGAAGCTTTTCATCTGCAAACACACAGCTTGGTCAAAGCGGTACTATAAGCTTATTTTTTAGATCAAATACATCTTCTTCAGGTATCACCGACAACAATTTAAGTGCTACTACCCCAGGTGTTCAAGAATTTAATATTACGTACAATGGTACAAACACGTTACAAGATATAGTAAATGAAATAAATAATACCGCTGGATCCGATGTAACTGCCTCAATATTTTATAATGGCAATACATATAGTCTTATGCTTGCAGAAAAACAAGGGGCTTCTACTTTCACAACATCTCCTTCCACTACTCAGCATGTGATAGTGGCTCAAGATAGCGCAGGTATATTTACCCAAAACTATATACAAAACGCTCAAAACGCTGTTATAAATTTTGGTGGGGCTAGTGTTACATCAAATATAAATCAGATTCAAAACGTAATAAGTGGAGTTACGTTAAATCTTTCTGGGACTGGGTCTGTAATTCTTAGCATATCTCAGGACACGTCACAAGTAGCGAACAACGTATCAAATCTTATAAACGAGGTAAACAACATCTTAACACCTATAAATGTTCTTACAGAAAAACCTGGCACTTATCCTTCTCAAAATTCTTTGACCTCCGCAAATCCTTTTATAGTTCCAGGCGATTTTATGGGCAATTTTATGCTAACAAACTTAAAAACTCAACTCCTTAGTGTAGTTCAGCCATTAGAAAATTTAGGGGTTGTAAACTATAACTATCAAACAGGGCAATTGCAGTTTGATTCCAATAGCTTTCAAAATTTACTGAGCACTAGCTCTCAGACCGTACTCAACTCTGTAACTGCTTTTGTAAGCAGTTTGAGCCAGGCTATAATGAATATTATTTCTCCAAACGGGGCTTTGATGACAGAAGAAAACAACATATCTTCAAATTATGCATATACAGAGAATCAGATATATCAAATGCAGCAATCTTTGCTTTTACAACAGCAACAACTTCAACTTCAGTTTTCACAGGTAGAGGCTGTAATGGCAAGTTCTAGTGCTGAAATAACAAAACTTCAAACACTTTTAGGATAA
- a CDS encoding 5-formyltetrahydrofolate cyclo-ligase — MSKKELRSIFLKRRDMLSEEEVCNASLEIAKNLLQDRDFKRAKSVMVYLPIRKEVNPFIDISIYEGKIISLPKIVNDTLVPCIYRSPFVKSIYNTLEPEECQETSIDLCLVPGVCFDKHLYRVGFGKGFYDRFLSANKNIFSIGICYDFQIVDSIEKDPFDVKLNKIISENYVIEGGNYQWKLSL; from the coding sequence ATGTCAAAAAAGGAATTACGAAGTATTTTTTTGAAAAGACGCGACATGCTCTCTGAGGAAGAAGTATGCAATGCTTCCTTAGAGATAGCAAAGAACCTTTTGCAAGATAGAGATTTTAAAAGGGCTAAGTCTGTGATGGTTTATCTTCCCATAAGAAAAGAGGTAAATCCGTTTATTGATATAAGTATATATGAAGGGAAAATTATTTCTTTACCAAAAATTGTTAACGATACCCTTGTGCCTTGTATTTACAGAAGCCCTTTTGTGAAATCCATTTACAATACTTTAGAACCAGAAGAGTGCCAGGAAACGAGTATAGATCTTTGTTTGGTACCTGGAGTTTGCTTTGATAAACATCTTTACCGTGTAGGTTTTGGTAAGGGTTTTTACGATAGGTTTTTATCGGCAAATAAAAACATATTTTCTATAGGTATATGTTATGATTTTCAAATTGTTGACTCTATAGAGAAAGACCCTTTTGATGTAAAACTTAACAAAATCATTTCTGAAAATTATGTAATAGAAGGAGGTAATTACCAATGGAAACTGTCGTTATAG
- the rimI gene encoding ribosomal protein S18-alanine N-acetyltransferase: MIIMEMTKEYIDEVIEINNLSFTTDAWNEQGFYREFNLDYSKKWVGLEDGKVIAYAIFWCHGTEAFMMTFAIHPEYRSKGIAFKFLTEVFELLKKENINYVELDVRKSNLPAIKLYKKLGFSIERERTGFYSDGENAFVMSKKL, encoded by the coding sequence ATGATAATAATGGAAATGACAAAAGAGTATATAGATGAAGTTATAGAGATAAACAATTTATCTTTTACCACAGATGCTTGGAACGAGCAAGGATTTTACAGAGAGTTTAATTTAGATTATTCAAAAAAATGGGTGGGCTTGGAAGATGGTAAGGTAATAGCCTATGCGATATTTTGGTGTCATGGTACAGAAGCTTTTATGATGACATTTGCAATACACCCAGAGTATAGATCAAAAGGAATAGCTTTTAAATTTTTGACAGAGGTTTTCGAGCTCTTAAAAAAAGAAAATATAAACTATGTAGAGCTTGATGTCAGAAAATCAAACTTACCAGCCATAAAATTGTATAAAAAGCTTGGATTTTCTATCGAAAGGGAGCGCACTGGTTTTTACTCAGATGGGGAAAACGCTTTTGTAATGTCAAAAAAGTTATAA
- a CDS encoding SAM-dependent methyltransferase: MKRFYDFFIQKAQNYYSTNPKIGKGDFFTSPELDETFGKSIAYFIKDYISAFDNPKILELGAGNGIMAKDILDVLNIPYIIYETSQRLTNIQKQNLKCKNVIWIDDLSMLEPFEGIVLSNEFFDALGIAPIKDKKELYIEPPKEIWQEPHEDTKILIDILNLDNAYYELPIDSFYIYQKISKLLRKGYILSIDYGYKTSPHKNTIRGYKNSKIVQNIYSDEIFDITYMVDFSMLQKIGEYFGFKNIFLKRQREFLMDIPYFIKTIEEVCQEEDAYSIERCSRLKNLILSMGESFYVLLQENL, encoded by the coding sequence ATGAAACGTTTTTACGATTTTTTTATACAAAAAGCCCAAAACTATTATTCTACAAACCCCAAAATAGGAAAAGGAGATTTTTTCACATCACCAGAACTTGATGAGACTTTTGGAAAAAGCATAGCTTACTTTATAAAAGATTATATAAGTGCTTTTGATAATCCTAAGATATTGGAGCTTGGGGCTGGAAACGGCATTATGGCTAAAGATATATTGGATGTTTTAAACATTCCTTATATAATATATGAGACAAGCCAAAGATTAACCAACATCCAAAAACAAAACCTCAAATGTAAAAATGTAATTTGGATAGATGATCTTAGCATGTTAGAGCCTTTTGAGGGCATAGTGCTGTCGAACGAATTTTTCGACGCTTTAGGTATAGCCCCCATAAAAGATAAAAAGGAGCTTTACATAGAACCACCAAAAGAAATATGGCAAGAGCCTCATGAGGATACCAAAATTCTTATCGATATACTAAATTTAGATAACGCTTATTACGAATTGCCCATAGATAGTTTTTACATATATCAAAAAATATCAAAGCTTTTAAGAAAAGGGTATATACTTAGTATAGACTATGGGTACAAAACATCGCCTCATAAAAACACGATAAGAGGTTATAAAAACTCAAAAATTGTCCAAAATATATACTCAGATGAGATATTTGACATCACGTACATGGTGGATTTTTCTATGCTTCAAAAAATAGGAGAGTATTTTGGTTTTAAAAACATTTTTTTAAAAAGGCAAAGGGAGTTCCTTATGGACATCCCTTATTTTATAAAGACCATAGAAGAAGTATGCCAGGAGGAGGATGCATACTCCATCGAAAGATGCTCCAGACTTAAAAACCTAATACTTAGCATGGGAGAGAGTTTTTATGTGCTTTTACAAGAAAATTTATAA